The following nucleotide sequence is from Mycobacterium sp. 3519A.
CCGCGCTCCGCGCCGAAGCGATGCCGGCGGGTGCGTCCTCGACGACCGCGCATCGCGCGGGAGCGATCCGCAGGCGCTGCGCGGCGGCGAGATACGGGTCGGGGAACGGCTTGCCCTTGTTGACGTCCTCACCGGTGATCAACACGGCGGCGGTCGGAAGTTCCGCCGAGGCCATCCGGGCGGTGGCCAGTGCGCGATTGCCCGACGTGACGACGGCCCAACGCCCGCCGGGGCACGAGGCTAGTAGCTCACGCGCACCTGGGATCGCGCGGACGTCGGTGGCGGTGTCCAGTTCCAGCTGCTTGAGTTCGGCTGCCGCCTTGGCGACTTCACTTGCGTCGCCGATCAATTCGGCGACGAGGTCGTTGATGCGCCGGCCGTGCTCGATGTCACGATGGAAGTCGAACCCTGGCGCCCAGCGGGTGGCCCACTGGTTCCAGGCGACCGCCGCGGCGTCGTGCGAGTCGACCAGCACGCCGTCGCAGTCGAGGAGAAGCCCGTCGACGTCGAAGCTCACTTGGCTCGCCACGGAGGCAGGCTATCCGACACCGTGTGATGATGAGGCGTGGCTGATATGACCGGCCGTGCGGTGCTGGTCACCGGCGCCAGCGGCGGCATCGGCGCCGCGACGGTGCGCAGGCTCACCGGTCGCGGCGCGACGGTGTACGCCGCAGGACGCGACGAGGCGAAGCTGACCGTGCTGGCCGCCGAGACGGGTGCCCTGCCGGTGGTGTTCGACCTGACGAGTGAGGACGAGATCCGGGCCGCGGTATCGGGCCTGCAGTTGTGGGGCGTGGTGAACTGCGGCGGTTTCGGCGGTGAGATCGCCACCCCGCAGGACACCGATATCGTGGTGTTCGACAAGGTGATCGCGATCAACGCGCGCGGCAGCCTGCTGGTGATCAAGCACGCGACGCCGGGGATGATCGCGCGCGGCGCAGGCGGGTCGATCGTGAACGTGTCCAGCCAGGCCGGCCTGGTGGCGTTGCCGGGCCACGTCTCGTACGGCTCGTCGAAGGCGGCGCTGGACAACATCACCCGGGTGGCTGCCCTGGAGTTGGGCAAACACCGCATCCGCGTCAACTCCGTCAACCCCACCGTGGTGATGACCGACATGTCGGCGTCGTACTGGGGGCGTGCAGACGTCGGACCACCGTTCTTGGCGCAGATGCCGCTGGGCCGATGGGCCACCGAAGACGAGATCGCTGCGCCGATCTGCTTCCTGCTCAGCGACGACGCCTCGATGATCACCGGCGCCTGCCTGCCGGTCGACGGCGGGTACAGCTGTCGTTAGCGCCGGTAGCCTGGCCGTATGACCAGGCGGCACGCGGCAGCGGTGTTGGCGCTGCTGCTCGGCGCCGTGCTGACCGGCTGCGGGCACACCGTCACCGGGACGGCGACATGGCCCGGCGCCCGGCTGGAGAAGGTGGTGCTGACCGCGGCGGATTTCCCGCCCGGCGTCCAGTTCGACCGCATCATCCGTCCGGCGGGGCAGCCCGACGGCGCAGGCGGGCCGCCCGCCATGCTGTCGAATCCCGAAGGTTGCTCGGACGGGCTCACCCGCGCCATCGCCGACTCGGCCGAACGCGGGCCGGGCAGCGCGGCCGAGTACGTGGTCGGCTACGACGGGGCGCGGATCGTGATGACGGTGTTGACGTGGCCGCTGGACCTCGACCGGCTGGCCGCCACCGCGGAGCGCTGCGCGCACTTCCAGACTTTCTTCGACACCGCGATGCCCGGCATCCCGATGACCACACTGCGGCTGGACACCCCGCGCCACGATGCGCTGGTCTACGAGCAGACCATGCGGCTGGGCGACGAATCCACCAGCGCGTACTTCTCGTTCGAAAACATCGGGCGGATGGGCGTGTTCGGCGTCGCGTTCCCCACACCGAACCCGTCGATCGCCGTCAAAGCCGCGCTGCCGCAGACGTTTCTGGAGATCACGGCGAAACAGGCCGAGCGCGCCGAGGCCAGCTAACAGGGCGAAAATCGGCCCGCTGGGCGGTCCTGTCGCTGTAGCGTGGCCCAATGCCCTCCACCATGGTCACCGTCGACGGCTTCGGGGTGCCGATCGACGTCGCAGGCCCGGACAAGGGGTCCGTCGTGGTGGTTCTCGGCGCCGCGCATCACGCGCCGTCGGCCTATGACGCGGTGTGTCAGCGACTGCACACCGCATCGCTGCGGACCGTTGTGATCGGCCCGGATCCGCGGCTGACCGCCAAGTCGGTGGTCGGCATCCTCGACGCCCTCGACGTCCGGTGGGCGCTGCTGGTCGGCGACCGCATTGGCGGCGAGCTGGCGTGGGAGCTGGCCGCCACCCGGCTGGACCGGTTCATCGGGCTGGTGGTGATCGACCGAGGACATCCGCGCGTCGCCGACCCCACCGGGGTGATCCGCGACGAGCACTGCCCGCCGGTCGAGATGAACACCACCGCGCTGGTCAGCACGCCCGCCGCGCGGGCCGTCGCGAAGGCCAGCCAGCGCTATGTGTACGGCGACTTCCGGCTCGTCGACCTGCTCGGCAGGCGCAACGCGCAGGAGTCCACGGCGCAGCTGGCCGCCGAGATCGTGATGCGCACCAGCGTCTGGTAGCCGGCTACTGCTGCGGCTGATCCGGCGTCCACGCCTGCGGCAACGCCGGACTCTGCGGGAACAGGAAGTCGATGAACGCCTGCGCGGTCGGCTGCGGCTCGTGGTTGGCCAGGCCCGGCCGCTCGTTGGCCTCGATGAACACGTACTCGGCGCCGGTGACGTCGGGCACGAGCAGGTCGATGCCGGTCACCGGTATCCCGATGGCCTCCGCGGCGGTCACCGCGACCGCGCACAGCTCGGGGTTCACCTCCGCGGTGACGTCGTGGATGGTGCCGCCCTGATGCAGGTTCGCGGTGCGCCGAACACGCAACCGGGTGCCTTCCGGCAGCACGTCGGAAAACGACCAGCCCGCTTCGGCCACCGTCGCCTCGGTCACCTCGTCCAGCGGGATGCGGGACTCGCCGCCGGTGGCCGCGGCGCGGCGCCTGCTCTGCGCCTCGATCAACTCGCGCACGGTGTGATGCCCGGTGCCGATCACTTCGGCCGGCCGACGCAGCGCCGCGGCGACCACCTTGTGGTCGATCACCACCAACCGCAGATCGTCGCCCAGCGCGCGCTGCTCGATCAGCACGTCGGGATGTTGTTCACGTGCGCGTGCCAGCGCCGCGTCGAGTTCCGCACGGCCGTCGATGCCGACGGTGATGCCCTTGCCCTGCTCACCGCGGGTGGGCTTGACCACGACGTCGCCCACCTCCTCGAGGAACACGTAATCCTCCTCGTCAAAGGTGGCCAGCCTGCCCTTGGCAACGGCGATGCCAGCCTCGGCGACCAGGCGACGGGTCAGCCGTTTGTCGTCACAACGCGCCATCGCCACCGCGGAGGTGAACTCCGACAACGACTCTCGCGTCACCACGCTGCGGCCGCCGTGCGTCAGCCGCATCTCACCGGCCTCCGCGTCGAGCACCTCGACCCAGATGCCGCGGCGCATGGCCTCGTCGGCGATGATGCGGGCGTACGGGTTGAGGTCGTCGACGGTCTCCGGCGGATGTGTGAACAGCGGCTCGTTGATCGCGTTCTTACGCTTGACCGCCATCACGGGCACGCGGGTGAATCCGAGCTTCTCGTAGAGCGAGATCGCAGCGGTATTGTCATGTGCCACCGACAGATCCATGTAGGCGCGGCCGCGGTCGCGGTAGATCTCAGCCAGCGCGCCGGTCAGCGCCGCGCCGACGCCGGGCAGGCTCGACGTGGGGTCGACGGCCAGCGTCCACAGGCTCGAACCGTTCTCCGGGTCGGAGAACAACCGCTTGTGGTCGACGCCGGTGACGGTACCGACGATAGTGCCGTCGTCGTCGCGGACGGCGACCAGATAGTCGACCGCATCGCGGTGCAGGTGGTTGTCCCAGATGACGTCGACGGGCGCCGACACCATTCCGCAGCGCAGGTATACGCGGTTCATCGCGTCGGCGTCCTCGGCACGCTCGAGGCTGCGCACCGTGAACCCGGTGGGCGAAACCGGTTGCTGCTCTTCGGTGAACCGCAGCCGGTAGGTGTGGCTCGGGTCGATGAACAGTTCGGCGGGGGCCAGCGCGACGAGCACCTGCGGTTCGCGGGCGTACATGCAGATGTCGCGCCTGCCGCGGCCCTCCTGCCGCAGCACCTCGGCGAGTTTCTCCGGGTCGGCGAAGGTCTGACCGAAAACCAGACGGCCCCAACCCAATTCGACGACGACATCGTCTGCCATCGCGTCGACCATGTGCTGCGGCGACGCGTCGTGCAACCCGAGGGTGATGGCTTCGGAATGGTTGGGATCCAGCGCGGTCATGCTGCTGCCCCCGTGATGCCGTGCCGCTGCAACCACAGTTCCAGCAGCGCGATCTGCCACAACTCGTTACCGCGCAACGGGGTCAGCCTGCCGTTGGGGTCGGCGAGCAGGCGCTCGACGGCCTCGGGACGGAATAGGCCGCGCTCCTTGGCGGCGGGCGCGTACAGCGCGTCACGGACCAGATCCAGGTACGGGCCCTCCAGGTGCGTCAGCGCAGGCACCGGGAAGTAGCCCTTCGGTCGGTCGATCACGTCGGCCGGAATCACCTTGCGCGCAGCCTGTTTCAGCACGCCCTTGCCGTCGTGCGCGGTCTTCAGTTCGGGCGGGCAGGTGGCGGCCAGTTCGACGAGTTCGTGGTCGAGGAACGGCACCCTGCCTTCGAGTCCCCACGCCATGGTCATGTTGTCGACACGCTTGACCGGGTCGTCGACCAGCATCACAGTGGTGTCCAGTCGCAGCGCCCGGTCGACACCGGTCGCCGCGCCCGCCCGCGCGAAGTGTTCGGTGACGAACTCCTCGCTGGGATCGCCGTAGGTGCCGTCTGGTCGGCGACGTATCGCCTCAGTCAGATAGCTTGGCGCCACGATCTTCTCGTAGCCCGACCGGTCGCGGTCGAAGAACGCCGCGCGGTAGCTGGCCACCGACTCCGGCACCGAGGTGGCGTGTGCCATCGGGGGATACCAGTGGTAGCCGGCGAACACCTCGTCGGCGCCCTGCCCGGACTGGACGACCTTGACGTGCTTGGCGACTTCCTGGCTGAGCAGGTAGAACGCCACGCAGTCGTGGCTGACCATCGGTTCGCTCATCGCGCCGATGGCCCCGTCGAGCGCAGGCAACATCCGGTCGGTGCCGATTCGGATCTGGTGATGATCGGTGTCGAACCGCTCGGCGATGATGTCGGAGTACTTGAACTCGTCGCCCTGCACGCCGCCGACGGATTCGAACCCGATCGAGAACGTCGCCAGGCCGTGCTGGCCCGCCTCCGCCAGCAACCCGACGATCAGGCTGGAGTCCACGCCGCCCGACAGCAGGCAGCCCACGGGCACATCGGCCACCAGGCGACGGTCCACGGCCACCCGCAGCGATTCCAGAACCGCATCTTCCCAGTCACGTTCGGACCAGTCGGCACGGTCGTCGCGCCTGCTGAAGTCGGGTTCCCAGTAGGTAGTGGTGGTGCAGCGGCCATCGGGCTCGATCGCCACCAGCGTCGCGGGCGGCACCTTGGTCACCCCGCGCAGGATGGTGCGCGGTGCCGGCACGACCGAGTGGAACGTCATGTAGTGGTGCAGCGCGACCGGGTCGATGCGGGTGTCGACATCACCGCCGGCCACCAGCGCGGGCAGTGCGGACGCGAACCGGATGCGCTTGGCGTCCTGGGTCAGATACAGGGGCTTGATGCCGAGCCGGTCGCGCCCCAGCAGCACCCGGCCGCTGTCGCGCTCGACGATCGCGAACGCGAACATGCCGTAGAGGCGGTCGACGAACCGGTCACCCCAGTGGTGGTAGGCCTTGAGCAGCACCTCGGTGTCACTGTGCGAGAAGAACCGGTAACCGTGGTCGGTCAGCTCGCGCCGCAGCTGCTGGTAGTTGTAGATGCAGCCGTTCCACGCGACGGCCAGCCCCAGGTCGGAGTCGACCATGGGCTGCGCGCCCGCTTCGGACAGGTCGATGATCTTCAGGCGTCGATGGCCGAGGGCCACTCGGCCCTGCGACCACACGCCTGCCGCGTCGGGACCCCGTGCCGTCATCGCCTCGGCCATGGCCGAGACCGCGCTGACGTCCGGTGTCAAGCCATCAAGACGCACTTCGCCGGTGGCACCACACACTCAGCCCAACCTACCCCGTTCCCGGTGGGGCTAAACGTGCGCCTGTGAATCGGCTAGGAGACGCCTTCCAATTCGTCGCCGGTTTCGTCGACCTGCTTGATCGGCCCGGTGAACCAGTTCTTCACCGAGGCGTGCCAGTAGATCCACAGCAGGATCAGCACACCGCCGACCAGCAGCGGGGTGTAGTTGACGAACTTCCATTCGAACGCGTCACCCCAGGGCACACCGCCGGATGAGGTGGGGAACATCGCGACCACGGAGGTGATCAGGATCTCGATGATCGCAACCGGCGCCATCCACTTCCAGTGCCTGCCCAGGTTCCAGCTGCCCTGCTCGAACGAGTCGCCCGCCTTCCACCGGTAATAGATCGGCACCGCGAAGCAGAGGTAGAGCCCGACCACGCCGATGGACACCACCGCGAAGAACGCGACCGGGACGGGGGCGCCGTTGATGTCGACCTCGACCAGGGCGGGCAGGGTGATGACGGCCGCGAGCACCGCGGTCACGATCACGCCGTTGGCGGGCACCCTGTTTTTGTTGACCGCTGACCACAGCTGATGGCCGGGCACCGCGCGGTCGCGGCTGAACGCGAACAACATCCGCGACGCGCTGGTCTGGCACGCGGTGGTGCAGAAGAACTGGCCCGCCGTGGAGATGAGCAGGATCAGTGCCACCCACTTGGAACTCATCGCCTGGGTGAAGATCGTCACCACGGCGCCGCCGCCCTTGGACACGCCGTCGGCGTCCTGCACCGCGAATAGGAAGGACAGCAACAGGATCCAGCCGCCGATCGCCGAGTAGAAGATCGACTGCCAGATGCCCTTGGCCGCCGCATTCGCCGCGCTCTTGGTCTCCTCGGACAGGTGCGCGGACGCGTCGTAGCCGGTGATCGTGTACTGCGTCAGAATCGCCGCGATCGGCAGCACGAACAGCAGGAAACCCCACCCGGACGTCGAGCCGCCGAACATGCCGCTGTTGTTGATGGTCTTGGCGAACACATCACCGAAGCTGGCGTGTTGCGGGGGCAACGCCCACAGCAGCGCGATCACCACCGCCGCGCCCGCGACGTGCCACCACACCGAGATGTTGTTGATGATGGCCAGCAGGTGGCTGGAGAAGATGTTGATCAGCGCGGAGATCGCCAGGATCACCACGAACAGCAGGAACGTGCGCCGCAGGCTGTAGCCGGCCAGCCAGGTCTCGCTGAACGTGCCCAACGTGAGGTCCAAAAACGTCGCGCAGCCGTAGGCCACGGACGCCAGGATCGCGATCAACCCGATCAGGTTCAGCCAGCCGGTGTAGAACCCGGCCTTGACTCCGCCGAGTTTGCTTGCCCACCAATAGATTCCGCCGGAAGTCGGGAAGGCCGAAACGAGCTCGGACATGCACAGGCCGATGATCAGGATGAAGACCGAGATGAGCGGCCAGCCCCAGGCGATCGCGGCGGGGCCGCCGTTGTTCCAGCCCAGTCCGAATGACGTGAAGCAGCCGGCCAGGATCGAGATGATCGAGAACGAAATGGCGAAGTTGGAGAAGCCCGACCAGGACCGCTGCAACTCCTGCACGTAGCCGAGCTTGGCGAGGTGCCGCTCGTCGTCATTCAAATGCTCATGGCCCTCTGGCACGACGGTTCTCCTTCAGGGATCTGAGGCGAGCAGGTTCCCTAGGGACAATAGGCCGCTATTGGTCTGGCGTCCTACCTTTGGAGATGACGGCCGCGTAAAACTTGCCCACGAGAGCAATCGCAGGTCGACTAGCTGGCGTTTTGGGTGTTTCCGAACTGTCTCCCTGTCGATATTGACGTGCGCATTCGCCCTCATTATTGTCCAAGTTGTCTGACAACTTGCGCCAAATTGCCAAGGAGGGCGCCATGGCGGAGAACAAGCGGGCAGTCGGATCGGTCACCTATCGGGACGCAGAACACGGTTATTTCGAGCGGCGCAAGCTGCGCAGGCACGCCGCGTTCTGGTCGCTGTGGGCGCTCGGCGTCGGCGCAGTGATCTCGGGGGATTTCTACGGCTGGAATGTCGGCCTGGACGCCGGCGGCTTCGGCGGCCTGCTGATCGCGGGCGTGATCATCACGGTGATGTATTACGGCCTGTGCTACAGCATCGCCGAGATGTCGCCTGCGTTGCCGCACACGGGCGGCGCGTACTCGTTCTCGCGGTCCGCGATGGGGCCGTGGGGCGGTTTCATCACCGGTCTCGCCGAGAACATGGAATACGTCATCACCCCCGCGGTGGTGGTGAGTGCGATGGGATTCCTGTCCCACGACATCGTCGTCGAGCTCGTCGCGACCGACGGATGGTGGAACAGCCCCGTGTTGTGGGCCGCGGTGTTCTACATCATCTTCGTCGGCATCAACATCATGGGCATAGAGATCACCATGCGCTTCACCGTGGTGATCACGGTGTCGGCGCTCGCCATCCTCGGATTCTTCTATCTCGCAGTACTTTTCTCCGGCAAGTTCGACTTCAGCCTGCTGACCAACATCCCGCCGGAGGAGGGCGGCAGCAGTTTCCTGCCGAAGGGCATCGCGGGTATCTTCCCCGCCCTGCCGTTCGCGATCTGGTTTTATCTGGCGATCGAGGAACTGCCGCTGGCCGCTGAGGAATCGCACGATCCGAAGCGCGACATCCCACGTGCGACGATCTGGGGTCTGAACACGCTGGTGCTGTTTGCGATACTGACCCTGTTCCTGAACACCGGTGTCGGGGGCGGCGCGGCGGCCATCGGCACCTCGGCGACGCCGTTGTTCGACGGGTTCAAGGCGGTGTTCGGCGACGGCACCGGTGCCGCGGTGCTGGCCACCATCGGATTGATCGGGCTGATCGCGAGCTTCTTCACGATCATCTACGCCTACGGGCGCAACACCTATTCGCTTTCTCGCGCAGGCTATTTCCCGCAGGTGTTGTCGATCACCCATCCGAAACGGCACACCCCGTACGTCGCGCTGATCGCAGGCGCGATCGTCGGGTTCCTGCTCGTGTGGCTGATGTACCTGCTCGGCCAGAGCGAGAATGCGCTCGCCGGCAAGATCGTCGGTGCGCTGCTGTACATGGCCGTGTTCGGCGCGGTGATCTCCTACTTCATGCAGTGCATGTCGTTCATCATGTTGCGGCGCAAACTGCCGAACATCGAACGGCCGTACCGCAGTCCGTGGGGCGTCGGCGGTGCCGCCGTCGCGGGATTCATCGCGCTCGTCGCACTGATTTCGCTGTTCTTCAACGCCGACTACCGGCCCGGCGTGGTCGGCACGCTGGTCTACTTCGTGATCGGCCTGCTCTACTTCGCGATCGTGGGCAGGCACAAGCTGGTGCTCTCACCTGAAGAGGAGTTCGCGCTGTCGCACGGGCAGTACGGCGTGAATCTCGACAAGGAGGGCTACGGCGCGATGTCGGCGACCGAGATCAAGACCGACGACACGAAGTCCACGTCAGCGTGAGCTGAGGCGTGCCGTGTCCCTGGTCCTGGGAGTCGACGTCGGCTCGCAGAGCATCAAGGTCGTCCTCGTCGACGAGAGTGGCGACGTGATCTCCACCGGCGCGGCCGCCCTGAGCATGACCCATGCGCACGACGGCTGGGCCGAGCAGGACCCGCAAAGGTATTGCACCGCACTGCGAGACGCCGTGTGCGCGGCGACGGCCGAGGTCGATTCGTCGCGGGTGACGGCGATCGGCCTCGGCAGCCAGGTCGACGGTGTGGTCGCCTGCGATGCCGACGGCGCGCCGCTGCGAGGCGCGATCATCTGGCTGGACAAGCGGGCCACCGAGCAGTGTGACCAACTGGTGGCCGCGGTCGGCGAGGAGGCGTTGGCCGAGCGGACGGGCCTGGTCGCCGACGCCTCACACAGCGCACCGAAGATGATGTGGATCCGCGACCACGAACCCTCGGTGTGGCAGCGCACGGCGACGCTGGCGCCCGTCGGGTCGTATCTGCTGCATCACCTGACCGGTATCCACGCCCAGGACGCCGCCAACGCGTCGTCGACCATGGTGTATGACGTCAGCCGCGGTGACTTCGACGAAATGCTGTGCACCGCAGCAGGTCTGGATTCGTCGATGTTCGCGCCGGTGCGCCGGTCCACCGATGTGGCAGGCACGCTGCTGCCGGACGTGGCTGCGGATTTCGGGCTGTCCCCGGCATGCGAGGTCGTCGTCGGCACCGGTGACGAGCACGCCGCGTCGGTGGGTGCAGGCGCGATCGAGTCCGGTGTGGTCGTCGACGTCACCGGCACCGCCGAACCGGTGACCACGGCGTCCGACGCTCCGGTGCGCGACCCGCTGGGCCTCGTCGAGACGCACGGTCATGCGGTGCCCGGTGCCTGGCTGATCGAGAATCCCGGATTCGTCAGCGGCGGAAGCACTCTCTGGCTGGCCGGGCTGCTCGGGGTGCCGCAGGCCGACGTCTTCCCGTTGGCCTGCACCGCGCCCGCGGCCAGTGCAGGGGTGCTGTTCCTGCCCGCGCTGTCCGGGGCGACGGCGCCGCGGTGGAACGACAAGATGCGGGGTGGGCTGCTCGGCCTTGCGATGAACCACACCCCGGCGCATATCGCCAGGGCGGTGCTCGAGGGATGCGCATACGCGTTGCGCGACATCGTCGAACGCCCCGACGCGATGGGGCTGGGCCGTGGCGAGGTCCGCATCGTCGGCGGCGGTGCGCGCGACAACCTGTGGGCGATGATCAAAGCCAGCGTGCTGGGCAGGCCGGTGCGCCGGGTGCTGACCGAGGAGGCCACCGCGGTCGGGGCCGCGATGGTCGCCGGCGTCGGCACCGGGTTCTTCGCCGACTTCACCGCGGCGTCGAGCGCTGTCCGACTCGCCCCAACCGCGATCGAACCCGACCCGGAGGCGTGCAAGACCTACGCGGAGGCCTACCAGCGCTACCTGGCCGCGTTCGACGCTGTCGAATCGGCGCTGGGATGATCACTGTTCCCGACCCGGCGAAGCTGCTGGCTGATCTGCGCACCGCCGGTCACGACGGGCTGCCCGAGGTCGACGTCCGGATCGGAAAGTCGGTGTTGAACACCGCAATCGCCGACAGCATCGACAGGTTCGTCGGCAGGGAGCCGTTGATCCTCAGCGACGGCGGACCCTACCGCACACCGGACGGGCCGGTGGTGGATCGGCTCGCGAACCACCTCGGCTGCCGCGTGGTGCAACTCGGCACCGGGACGGTGAAGGCCGACGAGGAGACCGTCGACCGGGCCGTCGGCGAGGTGGGCGAACACCGGCTGCTGATCTCCGTCGGATCGGGGACGCTCACCGACATCGCGAAGGTCGCCGCGCAACGCACCGGCAACCACCACGTCGCGGTCCAAACCGCGTGCAGCATCAACGGTTTCATCGCCGACCGCAGCGTGCTGGTGATCGCGGGTGCCAAGCGCACCGTGCGGTCGCGGTGGCCCGACGTGCTGGTCGCCGACACCGACATTCTGGTTGCGGCGCCATGGCAATTGAATCTGGCTGGGGTGGGCGACCTTTCGACGGTGCCCAACGCGGTGGCCGAGTGGCGGCTGGCCGCCCGGCTGGGGCACGGCCCGCCGTACACCGCGGCCGTCGTCGACGACGTGCTCGCGGCGGGCCCGACCCTGCCCGCGCTGGCCCGCGCGGCACGCGACGGCGAACCTGACGGAATCGCCGATCTGGCAAGGCTGCTGGCGGTCAGCGGCCTTTCGATGGGCATCGTCGGGTCGACGGCGCCCGCGTCGGGCACCGAGCACGCGGTGTCGCATCTGATGGAGATGGCGCGCGGCCGCCAGGGCAGGCCTGCCGCGGCGCACGGGATGCAGGTCACGGTCGCGACCAGGTTGGCGGTGCGGGTCTGGCAGTTGGTGGACGCCACGATCCGCTCCGGAGACGCGAAGGTGCAGGTTCCCGACGAGGCGACAAGCCGCGATGCCGTCGCACGCGCATTCGCCGACTTCGACCAGCAGACCGCCGAGGAATGCTGGACGGCGTACTCGGCCAAGCGCGAATGGTTGCTGGCGCACCAATCCGCGGTCGAGACGGTGATTTCCGAGTGGGACGAGTTCTCGCGGTCGCTGGTGCTGGCCTCGCCGGAGGAGTTCGACGAGATCGGCAGGGCCAGCGGGTTGCCCAGCCGGGCGCAGGACCTCGGCGACGGCTACGACGACGAGCTGTTGTGGTGGGCGTTGCGGAATTCGCATCTGCTGCGGGAACGGATTTCGATCACCGACCTCGCCGACCTTCTCGGCGTGTGGTCGGACGACACGGCGCGGTCGATCGTGGCCGACGCCGCCAACGCAACCGGATAGGAGCGCTGCCGTGTCCAACTTCGTGTTCATGCTGACCCACGGCGACAGGACCGTCGAACACGCCGCCGATGTGGTGCCGCAACTGGCAGACACCGGACTGCGGTACATCGGGTTCAAAGATGTCGGCGCCGACGCACCGCGACAGCGGGCGTTGACGGCACTGGCCCACGACGCCGGGTTCGAGGTGATGCTGGAAGTGGTGTCGACCAGTAAGGAGGAGGAGTTGGCGTCGCTGCGTGCGGCGGCCGCGGCAGGCGTCGACTGGGTGCTCGGCGGCACGCACGCCGCCGAGGGGGCCGACATCGTGCCCGACACCGTGCGCTACTGCCCGTTCCCAGGAAGGGTCGTCGACCATCCGAGCGTGCTGCTGGGCAGCATCGACGAAATCGCGTCAGACGCCGAAAGGCTCACGGCGATGGACCATGTCAGCGGACTGGATCTGTTGGCGTACCGTCATCCGACCGCCGATCACGAGGCGTTGATCCGTGCGGTGGTCGCGCGTTCGCGCGGCACGGTGATCGTGGCCGGGTCGATCGCGAGCATCGACCGTGTGCTGGCCGTGCGCGAGGCAGGCGCGTGGGGCTTCACCATCGGCAGTGCGATATTCGACGGCATGCTGCCCGGCGCACCGTCGGTGCCCGATCAGGTGCGCGGTGTGCTCGCGGCGGCCACCGCCGACGCCGCCGGGACGAGCCGGACGTAGGCTTTTGCCCGTGTCCGGCCGAACCCTGCTTGCCGACCGGTTGCGTGATGAGCTGCTGGCGGAGATCTCCGGTGCGCAGTTGCAGCCGGGGGCGAAGCTGCCGACCGAGGGCGAACTGGCCAAGCGGTTCAAGGTATCTCGCGCGACGGTGCGAGAAGCGGTCCGCGGACTGGTGGAAGCCGGGTACGTCACCCGGCGTCG
It contains:
- a CDS encoding iron-containing alcohol dehydrogenase — its product is MITVPDPAKLLADLRTAGHDGLPEVDVRIGKSVLNTAIADSIDRFVGREPLILSDGGPYRTPDGPVVDRLANHLGCRVVQLGTGTVKADEETVDRAVGEVGEHRLLISVGSGTLTDIAKVAAQRTGNHHVAVQTACSINGFIADRSVLVIAGAKRTVRSRWPDVLVADTDILVAAPWQLNLAGVGDLSTVPNAVAEWRLAARLGHGPPYTAAVVDDVLAAGPTLPALARAARDGEPDGIADLARLLAVSGLSMGIVGSTAPASGTEHAVSHLMEMARGRQGRPAAAHGMQVTVATRLAVRVWQLVDATIRSGDAKVQVPDEATSRDAVARAFADFDQQTAEECWTAYSAKREWLLAHQSAVETVISEWDEFSRSLVLASPEEFDEIGRASGLPSRAQDLGDGYDDELLWWALRNSHLLRERISITDLADLLGVWSDDTARSIVADAANATG
- a CDS encoding amino acid permease, translating into MAENKRAVGSVTYRDAEHGYFERRKLRRHAAFWSLWALGVGAVISGDFYGWNVGLDAGGFGGLLIAGVIITVMYYGLCYSIAEMSPALPHTGGAYSFSRSAMGPWGGFITGLAENMEYVITPAVVVSAMGFLSHDIVVELVATDGWWNSPVLWAAVFYIIFVGINIMGIEITMRFTVVITVSALAILGFFYLAVLFSGKFDFSLLTNIPPEEGGSSFLPKGIAGIFPALPFAIWFYLAIEELPLAAEESHDPKRDIPRATIWGLNTLVLFAILTLFLNTGVGGGAAAIGTSATPLFDGFKAVFGDGTGAAVLATIGLIGLIASFFTIIYAYGRNTYSLSRAGYFPQVLSITHPKRHTPYVALIAGAIVGFLLVWLMYLLGQSENALAGKIVGALLYMAVFGAVISYFMQCMSFIMLRRKLPNIERPYRSPWGVGGAAVAGFIALVALISLFFNADYRPGVVGTLVYFVIGLLYFAIVGRHKLVLSPEEEFALSHGQYGVNLDKEGYGAMSATEIKTDDTKSTSA
- a CDS encoding 1-(5-phosphoribosyl)-5-((5-phosphoribosylamino)methylideneamino)imidazole-4-carboxamide isomerase, producing the protein MSNFVFMLTHGDRTVEHAADVVPQLADTGLRYIGFKDVGADAPRQRALTALAHDAGFEVMLEVVSTSKEEELASLRAAAAAGVDWVLGGTHAAEGADIVPDTVRYCPFPGRVVDHPSVLLGSIDEIASDAERLTAMDHVSGLDLLAYRHPTADHEALIRAVVARSRGTVIVAGSIASIDRVLAVREAGAWGFTIGSAIFDGMLPGAPSVPDQVRGVLAAATADAAGTSRT
- a CDS encoding FGGY-family carbohydrate kinase, with protein sequence MSLVLGVDVGSQSIKVVLVDESGDVISTGAAALSMTHAHDGWAEQDPQRYCTALRDAVCAATAEVDSSRVTAIGLGSQVDGVVACDADGAPLRGAIIWLDKRATEQCDQLVAAVGEEALAERTGLVADASHSAPKMMWIRDHEPSVWQRTATLAPVGSYLLHHLTGIHAQDAANASSTMVYDVSRGDFDEMLCTAAGLDSSMFAPVRRSTDVAGTLLPDVAADFGLSPACEVVVGTGDEHAASVGAGAIESGVVVDVTGTAEPVTTASDAPVRDPLGLVETHGHAVPGAWLIENPGFVSGGSTLWLAGLLGVPQADVFPLACTAPAASAGVLFLPALSGATAPRWNDKMRGGLLGLAMNHTPAHIARAVLEGCAYALRDIVERPDAMGLGRGEVRIVGGGARDNLWAMIKASVLGRPVRRVLTEEATAVGAAMVAGVGTGFFADFTAASSAVRLAPTAIEPDPEACKTYAEAYQRYLAAFDAVESALG